TAATAATACCGGAGCCCTTTTGAGTAAGGGGTTCCGGTATTTCTTCATATCCATCCTCAATAATAACAAATGCCAATGCTTGAATGTGTATCGTAATATATTTTCTTGCTTTAAAAGCCAATGACCTTGGTTGTTAAATAAAGGACAGTAATCATGGAGTCCTGTCTTTCAAAAGTAAATAAATGAATCTTATTATGCGTTGGATACCCATTGTTGCTTTGCCATAAAGAAATCATCGGTTTTGGAGCTCAGTGTTTTGTTTGATTTAAAAAACTCACTTATATTCAGCGTTTAATAAATATAATTAGGCGCTTTGTCTTTTGTGCATGGCAAATTACTCTTGGACTTTTTCAGCGCTTCATTATAAAAAAGAAAAGGTTGTTTTTACGGTTATAAATTCATTTTGAAAATTAAAGATATAAGGATGCGGTCTGTCAGACAAGCTCATAATTCTGATAAAGGCTGTATGTGTGAGGAGGCAATATGAATGTAGGTCTTGATGGGCTTATACCTTTTTCAGGTATAGCCAAGGAAGCTTATGACTATTTTCTGGATTCGGCCCAGCGCAGCATTCTGTTTATGGATGCTTTAAGGAAAAGAGGGAATACCTATATCCAGCATCTGGATGAACAGCAGCCACCTGTCCTTGTATTCAAATACGAAATCCTCATGGATGCACGGACATTTGAGAAGAATCCTGCAAACTATGCGCTGGCCAAAATCATCGATCGCCGAGCTCCTAAACCGGGCCAGAAAGGCACTTCAGAGAGGCGTTCGGATACAGTTGATGATTATCAGCCTGAGAGTCCAACAAAAAGACCCATAGTCATAATTGACCCCCGGGCTGGTCATGGTCCAGGAATTGGCGGAAGCAAGCAGGATTCAGAAATTGGTATGGCTCTTAGCCATGGCCATCCTGTATATTTTATATTTTTCTATACAAATCCGATGCCGAATCAAACCCTTGCAGACGTTAAAAACGCCGAGGTCAAATTTTTGGAAGAAATCCGAAGGCGTCATCCTGCTGCACCTGCACCTGCCATCATGGGTAACTGCCAGGGTGGATGGGCATCAGCACTTCTTGCCGCGAGCAGGCCTGATCTTGCCGGGCCTCTTGTATTGAACGGTTCCCCCCTTTCTTATTGGTCAGGGGTCGACGGCAAGAATCCCATGAGGTACAAAGGCGGACTCCTCGGCGGTGTTTGGATGAACTCTTTATTGAGTGACCTTTCCGACGGGAAATTTGACGGGGCGAATCTGGTCATGAACATGGAGATGCTCAATCCTGCAAATACCAACTGGAAGAAGCTTTATAATGTATACGCTAATGTCGATACAGAAGAAGAGCGTTTTCTTGACTTTGAAAAATGGTGGGGCGGCTTTTTCTGGATGACCAAGGCCGAGATCCACAAGATTGTAGACGGCCTTTTTATAGGCAATCATCTTGTAAAGGGTGATTTTACGCTTGATGACGGCGAGGTCATAAATCTTAAAAATTTTGGTCATCCTGTTGTTGTATTTGCATCAGAAGGCGATAATATTACTCCCCCTCAACAGGCTCTTAACTGGATTGTTCAAGTTTATGGAACTGTTGACGAGATCAAGAGAAACCAGCAGGTCATTGTTTATATCATCCACCCCAAAATAGGCCATCTGGGGATTTTTGTAGCTTCTTCAATCGCAAAGAAAGAACAGAGCGAAATAATAGGCAGCGTCGAGATGATCAATTATCTGGCTCCTGGCCTCTATGAGATGATTATAGAGCATGATCCGAGCAAGCCTTGGCTCAATGATTATGAAGTTAAATTCGAGGAAAGAACCATCGCTGATTTGATGGCACTGGACGATGGATTTGGAGATGAAGATGCGTTTGGTCATGTTGCCGCTCTTTCAGAAATAAATGATAGTTTTTACAATGCATTTATCAGCCCTTTTGTAAAAGCAGTTACAAACCGTAATTCTGCTCTGGCTCTGAAGCTGCTTCATCCTTTGAGGGTTCAGAGGTATGTGGTGTCAGATGTTAATCCTTTCATGATACCAGTTGCCACTCTTGCTCCATACGTCAAGGAAAACAGGGGTGAAATAGGGGATCAGAATCGCTTCAGGCTGATTGAGAAGGATATTTCGGATTTGATCGAAGAAAGCTGGAATCTTTATCGCGATTTGCGTGACATGAGGGATGAGGCGCTTTTTAAGGCAATATATACAAATCCTCTGGTTACACTCATGATTCCGTCAAAGACACAGACTGCAACTGATGCGGTTGATGGCGTGCTTGCCGTTGCTTCTAGAAAAGACGATTTGAAAAAAGATAAGAAAAAATGGGGTCAGGCAATGGAGGATGGCGGTTATGCTGACGGACTTATACGGGTTCTCGCAGCCGTAATTGCCATAGACAAAACAATAGAGGAAATTGAGATTAAGGAAGCCGGGCAGATAATAAGGACAAGGCCTGAGTTCAGGGATATGACGATAGAGCAGTTCCGAGCTCTTGTGGCTGCGCAGTTCAGGATGATTCAGGTGGACAGCAAAAAGGCCCTTGCCGCACTTCCAAAACTTCTCAAGACTCCTGAAGAAAGAGCTGAAGCCATTAAATTTGCACATCAGGTTGCTGCGGCAGGCGGAAAAACTCCGGGAAAGCAGGAAAAAGAATTGATAGCAAAGATTGAAGCCATGCTTAAATAAGGTGGTCTCGCAAAAAGTCATAAACGGCTTCAGCGTCATGCCGGACTTGGCTCCGCGCATGTCTGATAAGGAATTATTCAAATGATGGTGCGCGTATTGTTTATATAGAGTTCTTGGATGCTTTAACTTTCAAATAGAAGCCCTTCGGGAATATCGAAGGGCTTTTTTGTGCTATCAGAAATAGAGCTTTTGCTTTTTCCAATACGACGCATAAATTCATAATTCTTGATCATTTTTTTTGTTTGATATAAACGATGTTTTTATGGTGAGAAAATATTCTAAAATATGAATTCCTGGGAGGTAATATGAAGATGTTGAAGTCTGTAAAGAGTCTTTTTGTCATTCTTATTGTTGGCATGTTTTGCTCTGGGTATGTGTTTGCGGATGAAGTTACTGATTCAATAAATGAAGGACTCGAGCACTACAAAAAAGGCAACCACGCCGAAGCAGTAAACAGCCTGAATTTTGCCTCTCAGAAGATAGCACAGCTTAAGGCTGAGAAGATAAAAACACTCCTTCCAAAGCCCCTTGACGGCTGGAAGGCAGAAGAGCCTTCTTCCCAGGCTTCAGGAGCGGCTGTTTTTGGTGGCGGAGTTTCAGCCGAAGGAAAGTACAGTAAAAAAGATAAAGGTTCCGTTTCCGTAAAATTCGTAACGGATTCTCCAATGCTCCAGAGCATGATGATGCTCTTCAGCAATCCTATGTTTGCTACTTCTGATGGCGGTAAACTTGAAAAAATCAATAATCAGAAAGCCATTGTCAAATTTGATGCGGCAAACAAGAGCGGAAATATCAATATAGTCGTTGCAAACAAGATTCTCGTCACAGTTGAAGGTAATGATATTACCCAGGACGATCTAATGGCTTATGCCAAGGCTGTAAACTACGACCAGCTTGCTGCTATGCCTTAGTTTTATTACTTATGCCGGGGAGAAGTTCGTTTCACCCCGGTTTTTTTCTTTTTTTGGGGGCTAAAATAGCTGTCAGCCTATGCAGTAAATCAAGGGTATGTCCGAGTCCTCAAGGATTCAGAGTTGTTCAAGGAGAGCCCGTAGTTCGCCTTTTATGGGGAGAGCCTTGCCTGAATCGTCCACTATGGCGAATGTGACTTCTGCATCAACGCATACCGTGTCTGTGTTTGCGAGAACGATTTTCTGGCTGATTTTCCCGCTTTTGTTTCCGAATTTTATGATCTTGGACACGACTTCGATAAAGTCTCCGAGAACGGCCGCTTTATTATAGTTAATATTGATATTCACTACATAGAAGGATCGACCGTTTTTACGCCATTCGTCAAGATCTATCTTGCCGTCGAACATGGTCCATCTTCCTTCCTCAAGGAATTCTAAATATCGGGCATTATTAACGTGACCATATACATCAAGATGATATCCTCTGATTTGTATGACCGGGTTTTGCATCACTAATAACCTCTGAAAAAATAATAGCTTTTTATTAAATAAAACAAGGCTATCAAGGGTAAAGTTTCTTGTCAAACTATCATGTTTTAAATTAGGAGGGATAGTTGAATAAGTATATGTCCAATCTTTGGTCAAGAAGTGATCTTCTTGCAAAAACTCCGTGGTTCTTCCATCCGGTTACAATTCTTGCTATTTCGATTGGCCTTATAGCCATGTTTCTTTTTCTGTCTTTGTACTGGTTCCTGAAGGTGACGACAGATCTTGAAAATCTTATACTCAAGTTCAATATCGAGGCCGGCCAGTTTCTTATATCAAGAACATGGCTTGTAGTTGTTGTCCTGTCGGTTCTTGTGGCTTTGACATCTGCCGGCATTTTCATAATTTTTTTGTATCTTCTAAAGACAATACAGTTGTATAGATTGCAGCATAATTTCATCAATAATTTTACCCATGAGCTTAAAACCCCGGTGACATCTTTGAAGCTTTATCTTGAGACATTTCTTAAATATGATCTGTCAAAAGAGGATCAGCATAAATATATTAGGTATATGATTCAGGACGTAGGCCGGCTTTCTGATAATATATCCAGGATATTGAACCTCGCCAGGATAGAAAGCAAACATTATGCGGGCGAGTTTGCACCAAAAAATGTTTACGAGTTTATTCGTAATCTTGTTGATGAAAATAGACACGTATTTGTCGATGCAGATGTCAAGGTGCTTCCTCCGAAACATGGGAGCATTGTGTGCCAGGTCAATGACGTCCTTTTCGAAATGCTGATAATGAATATCATAACCAACGGGATTAAATACAATAATTCTGATAAGCCTGCGATCAGGGTTTCTTTCAAGCGCATCTCTCAAAGGGTTGAAATTTATTTCCAGGATAACGGAATAGGGATTAGGAAAAACCAGCTTAATAAAATATTTAAAAAATTTTATCAGATTGGAATTTCTGATAATATGACAGCCAAAGGCAGCGGACTCGGTCTGTACATTGTTAATAATATCGCCAGAATCCATAGCGGTAAGATTATCGCGCATAGTCGAGGAGCCTGGAAAGGTTCCATTTTTACACTTGTTCTTCCAGTCTCAGATGATTCAGGAAGTTCATAGTTCCTGATTTTGTGTTTTCTATTCTCCGGAGGGTGAAATGTCTGAAGATAAAAAAAGAATACTCGTTGTTGAAGATGAAAAGCATATCGCAGAGGGGCTGAAACTTAGTCTTTCTCTTGAAGGATTTGAGGTTGAAATCGCTTCGGACGGAGGCGCGGCAATGCAGTTATGGAAAAGCTGGGCGCCTGATCTTATCGTTCTTGATATAATGCTTCCGGTAATCGACGGCATGGCGGTGCTGAAAGGTATAAGGCTCGAAGATCAGAAGATTCCCGTACTGATTCTCTCAGCCAAGGGAGACCTCGAGGACAGAATAAAAGGACTGAAATTCGGGAGTGATGATTATCTTGCAAAACCATTCAATCTGGAAGAGTTTCTTTTAAGGGTGAGGCGGCTTCTCAAAAGGTCAGGATGGGAAACTGAAAAAAGTATGGAAGA
This genomic interval from Desulforegula conservatrix Mb1Pa contains the following:
- a CDS encoding DUF3141 domain-containing protein; translated protein: MNVGLDGLIPFSGIAKEAYDYFLDSAQRSILFMDALRKRGNTYIQHLDEQQPPVLVFKYEILMDARTFEKNPANYALAKIIDRRAPKPGQKGTSERRSDTVDDYQPESPTKRPIVIIDPRAGHGPGIGGSKQDSEIGMALSHGHPVYFIFFYTNPMPNQTLADVKNAEVKFLEEIRRRHPAAPAPAIMGNCQGGWASALLAASRPDLAGPLVLNGSPLSYWSGVDGKNPMRYKGGLLGGVWMNSLLSDLSDGKFDGANLVMNMEMLNPANTNWKKLYNVYANVDTEEERFLDFEKWWGGFFWMTKAEIHKIVDGLFIGNHLVKGDFTLDDGEVINLKNFGHPVVVFASEGDNITPPQQALNWIVQVYGTVDEIKRNQQVIVYIIHPKIGHLGIFVASSIAKKEQSEIIGSVEMINYLAPGLYEMIIEHDPSKPWLNDYEVKFEERTIADLMALDDGFGDEDAFGHVAALSEINDSFYNAFISPFVKAVTNRNSALALKLLHPLRVQRYVVSDVNPFMIPVATLAPYVKENRGEIGDQNRFRLIEKDISDLIEESWNLYRDLRDMRDEALFKAIYTNPLVTLMIPSKTQTATDAVDGVLAVASRKDDLKKDKKKWGQAMEDGGYADGLIRVLAAVIAIDKTIEEIEIKEAGQIIRTRPEFRDMTIEQFRALVAAQFRMIQVDSKKALAALPKLLKTPEERAEAIKFAHQVAAAGGKTPGKQEKELIAKIEAMLK
- a CDS encoding acyl-CoA thioesterase → MQNPVIQIRGYHLDVYGHVNNARYLEFLEEGRWTMFDGKIDLDEWRKNGRSFYVVNININYNKAAVLGDFIEVVSKIIKFGNKSGKISQKIVLANTDTVCVDAEVTFAIVDDSGKALPIKGELRALLEQL
- a CDS encoding sensor histidine kinase, which produces MNKYMSNLWSRSDLLAKTPWFFHPVTILAISIGLIAMFLFLSLYWFLKVTTDLENLILKFNIEAGQFLISRTWLVVVVLSVLVALTSAGIFIIFLYLLKTIQLYRLQHNFINNFTHELKTPVTSLKLYLETFLKYDLSKEDQHKYIRYMIQDVGRLSDNISRILNLARIESKHYAGEFAPKNVYEFIRNLVDENRHVFVDADVKVLPPKHGSIVCQVNDVLFEMLIMNIITNGIKYNNSDKPAIRVSFKRISQRVEIYFQDNGIGIRKNQLNKIFKKFYQIGISDNMTAKGSGLGLYIVNNIARIHSGKIIAHSRGAWKGSIFTLVLPVSDDSGSS
- a CDS encoding response regulator transcription factor, coding for MSEDKKRILVVEDEKHIAEGLKLSLSLEGFEVEIASDGGAAMQLWKSWAPDLIVLDIMLPVIDGMAVLKGIRLEDQKIPVLILSAKGDLEDRIKGLKFGSDDYLAKPFNLEEFLLRVRRLLKRSGWETEKSMEEGERNPYEDGIYEFGPNKIDFISGQAFHGSEKISLTQQEIKLIKLFVINKGKPLSRAKLLEIGWGYSRGMSTRTVDNFIVRLRKYFEEDPKNPEYFKSRRSIGYVFEHE